One stretch of Pedobacter riviphilus DNA includes these proteins:
- a CDS encoding tetratricopeptide repeat-containing sensor histidine kinase, with translation MKIKICIVCFLFFFSKVYAQSSSNKQNYADSITQVLKKQLPPSSKRFSDSLVNLAKHTKSDSLRARVFFKLGFYWRDINRTVAKKYLVTGFKYGAKYPYVKAVYYHYLGAYYYPVDATKSELNYIEADKQLSKFNTDEAYFLRAKGWGNYANLQQQKGDELLMAEILLNKCIPLIKKAGVNEFLAKYYEDLASVFMNQKQYDKAEKYFLLAIATFEKIELWDVVHLYDAYIGTTENYLYNNKITEAKRTLEKAKNLMPKCNDSLSHTEYYLAECIFYRENKAYDKSLQSANTGLKIAVKINDEYQIEVLNIQKYKTLIAYGRYQQAAALIEDIVRKNSSKSPTNILACFYDLSEVYDKMGDRNTAYVWLKKYSVLNDSLNKQEVLRKINALEIKFKTAENEKTIMNLNAENEKTKLITRNSRLANWLLALISLFLLILAIVGWFFFRNSKKLAIQKDLNHQQDLKDIYSQQHIQLVEVMLNAKEDEQNRVARDLHDGVGGMLAVSKMNLAHYINESNNNDSDLQNVVVHLENTMKELRRVAHNMMPEMLIRLGLEASLRDLCESIASDKLKVEFQCLGIGNNLKSREQINIYRIVQEAMANAAKHSNAKNLLLQCSQNKNIFFITIEDDGKGFDTSHIDIVKGIGVRNIKSRVEYLKGKIEILSQENKSGTSINIELYVTA, from the coding sequence AAATAAGCAAAATTATGCAGACAGTATTACCCAGGTATTAAAAAAGCAGTTACCCCCAAGCAGCAAGCGCTTCTCCGATAGTTTAGTGAATCTTGCAAAACATACAAAATCTGATAGTTTGAGGGCTCGTGTTTTCTTTAAACTAGGTTTCTATTGGCGCGACATAAACCGTACAGTTGCTAAAAAGTATTTAGTTACAGGTTTTAAGTACGGAGCTAAATATCCCTATGTAAAAGCCGTTTATTACCATTATCTGGGCGCTTATTATTATCCTGTCGATGCAACAAAAAGTGAACTTAATTATATTGAAGCTGATAAACAGTTATCGAAATTTAATACTGACGAAGCATATTTTTTAAGAGCAAAAGGCTGGGGGAATTACGCTAATTTACAGCAACAAAAAGGCGATGAGCTTCTTATGGCAGAAATCCTGTTAAATAAATGCATCCCCTTAATAAAAAAAGCAGGAGTAAACGAATTTTTAGCCAAGTACTATGAAGATCTGGCATCTGTATTCATGAATCAAAAACAGTATGATAAGGCAGAAAAATATTTTCTATTGGCTATTGCTACTTTCGAAAAAATAGAGCTGTGGGATGTTGTTCACTTATATGATGCTTACATCGGAACAACAGAAAACTATTTGTATAACAACAAAATAACGGAAGCCAAAAGAACTTTAGAAAAAGCTAAAAATTTAATGCCGAAATGTAATGATAGTTTAAGTCATACTGAATATTATCTGGCTGAATGCATATTTTATAGAGAAAATAAAGCCTATGATAAATCACTCCAAAGCGCAAATACCGGGCTTAAAATTGCGGTTAAAATAAACGACGAGTACCAAATAGAAGTCCTGAATATACAAAAATACAAAACACTCATCGCGTATGGCCGTTATCAGCAAGCTGCTGCGCTGATTGAGGATATCGTTCGGAAAAACAGTTCAAAATCACCAACAAATATCTTAGCCTGTTTTTATGATCTCTCAGAAGTATATGATAAAATGGGGGACCGCAATACTGCTTATGTGTGGCTTAAAAAGTATAGTGTTTTAAATGATAGTTTAAATAAACAAGAGGTTTTGCGAAAGATCAACGCCCTTGAAATAAAATTCAAGACAGCTGAAAACGAAAAAACCATCATGAACCTCAACGCTGAAAACGAAAAGACAAAGCTCATCACAAGAAACAGTAGATTAGCAAACTGGCTCTTGGCTTTAATCAGTCTGTTTTTGTTAATTCTGGCTATTGTAGGTTGGTTCTTTTTTCGCAACAGTAAAAAACTGGCCATACAGAAAGACTTAAACCATCAACAAGATTTAAAAGATATTTATAGCCAGCAGCATATTCAATTGGTAGAAGTAATGTTAAATGCTAAAGAAGATGAACAAAATAGAGTAGCCAGAGATTTGCATGATGGGGTTGGAGGTATGCTTGCGGTTTCAAAAATGAATCTGGCACATTATATTAATGAAAGTAACAATAACGATTCAGACCTTCAAAATGTTGTTGTTCACCTGGAAAACACGATGAAGGAGCTTAGGCGTGTAGCGCATAACATGATGCCCGAAATGTTGATTAGATTGGGACTAGAAGCATCGTTAAGAGATTTATGCGAATCAATAGCTTCAGATAAATTAAAGGTAGAATTTCAGTGCCTCGGTATAGGTAATAATTTAAAATCACGCGAACAAATCAATATTTATCGGATTGTGCAGGAAGCAATGGCCAATGCTGCAAAACATTCCAATGCTAAGAACCTATTGCTGCAATGTTCTCAAAACAAAAACATATTTTTTATAACCATTGAAGATGATGGGAAAGGTTTTGATACAAGTCATATCGATATCGTTAAGGGGATAGGCGTTCGAAATATAAAAAGCCGTGTAGAATACTTAAAAGGAAAAATTGAAATTTTGTCGCAAGAAAATAAATCTGGTACCTCCATTAATATAGAATTGTATGTTACAGCCTAA
- a CDS encoding response regulator: MLQPKTTVAIVDDHPIIIEGLIKLLHKTSTFEIVGGFTSGQEFISALKLRPVKIVLLDIILPDISGIDICKEIKTIAPDTVVLAFSNHQERSAIMKMLANGANGYILKDAPIDEIVNCINMALNGHIAFSKAISEIISKPLSDDNQGIANLTVREKEILKLIATGLNTNGIAELLFLSKFTVENHRKNLLQKMKAKNVADLMRIATQEGLL; the protein is encoded by the coding sequence ATGTTACAGCCTAAAACCACCGTAGCCATAGTAGACGATCACCCAATCATAATAGAAGGCTTGATTAAATTGCTGCATAAAACATCCACTTTCGAAATTGTTGGTGGTTTTACGAGTGGGCAGGAGTTTATTTCCGCTTTAAAGCTAAGGCCTGTAAAAATTGTTTTATTGGATATTATACTCCCTGATATTAGCGGAATAGATATATGCAAAGAAATAAAAACCATCGCGCCTGATACCGTGGTTTTGGCCTTTAGCAACCATCAGGAAAGAAGTGCTATAATGAAAATGTTAGCCAACGGCGCCAATGGATATATCCTTAAAGACGCACCTATTGATGAAATTGTAAACTGCATCAACATGGCATTAAACGGACATATTGCCTTTAGCAAGGCGATAAGTGAAATTATTTCCAAACCGCTTTCAGATGATAATCAAGGCATTGCTAATTTAACAGTACGTGAAAAAGAAATTCTAAAACTAATTGCTACTGGTTTAAACACAAATGGTATAGCAGAACTATTGTTTCTGAGCAAGTTTACTGTAGAAAACCACAGGAAAAATCTATTACAAAAAATGAAAGCCAAAAATGTTGCCGACTTAATGCGGATTGCTACCCAGGAAGGCTTACTTTAA
- a CDS encoding leucine-rich repeat domain-containing protein, translated as MTTKIMAGCALFMALSIRTIAQIVRIPDANFKRSIIEQGVDTNGDGEIQVEEARKVTVLYTTKSDIVSLEGIKSFINLVDFGFHENKVKTVDVSGMKKLKFIYGFDNQLETILTKGCDSLVNISCHKNKLRSIDVSHLKKLVILSLGWNLLTRLDVSNHTSLLQLEVNDNSLQEIKFNNCPEMLDIWMSRNQIAHPIDLRAMPRLKFFRAYSNPIPALDIRGLANLETCRCYDSNIKTLNLSGTVKLNDLSWY; from the coding sequence ATGACCACAAAAATAATGGCAGGCTGTGCCTTATTCATGGCTTTATCGATAAGAACCATCGCACAGATTGTACGTATACCTGACGCGAATTTCAAAAGAAGTATTATTGAGCAAGGTGTTGATACCAATGGAGACGGAGAAATCCAGGTAGAAGAAGCCAGAAAGGTGACTGTATTGTATACTACCAAATCCGATATAGTTTCACTGGAAGGCATCAAAAGCTTTATCAACCTGGTGGATTTTGGCTTTCACGAAAACAAAGTGAAAACGGTAGACGTTTCGGGTATGAAAAAACTCAAATTTATATATGGTTTTGACAACCAGTTGGAAACCATTCTGACAAAAGGCTGCGATAGCCTGGTGAATATCAGTTGCCACAAGAACAAGCTCAGGAGTATCGATGTTTCTCACCTGAAAAAATTAGTCATTTTAAGCCTGGGGTGGAATCTGCTTACCCGGTTGGATGTAAGTAATCATACCTCACTACTGCAATTGGAGGTGAATGATAATTCACTCCAGGAAATAAAATTCAACAATTGCCCTGAAATGCTCGATATCTGGATGTCTAGGAATCAAATAGCACATCCTATCGACCTTAGAGCAATGCCCAGGCTGAAATTCTTCAGAGCTTATTCCAATCCCATCCCTGCGCTGGATATCCGGGGCCTTGCCAATCTTGAAACCTGCAGGTGCTATGATTCGAATATCAAAACGCTCAACTTAAGTGGCACGGTAAAACTAAATGACCTGAGTTGGTATTAA
- a CDS encoding NUDIX hydrolase, producing the protein MGKYLNQKPVLVAIDCIIFGYDGDQLKLLVIKRAIEPVKDQWSLMGGFIGEQEDLDGAAKRILLELTGLHDVYLEQLHAYGHPDRDPIERTVSVVYFALIDINKYHKQINDQYHAEWFKLKEVPELIFDHDVMVKAAMDKIRYQAALHPILFELLPKRFTIPQLQALYEQVYDSPIDNRNFIRKITASGLLIKQADKDKSSSRRGAFYFKLDKNKHKAQFQSFLNFIPKASK; encoded by the coding sequence ATGGGAAAATATTTAAATCAAAAACCTGTTCTTGTTGCAATAGACTGCATTATTTTTGGTTATGACGGCGACCAGCTAAAACTTTTGGTGATAAAAAGAGCAATAGAACCGGTAAAAGATCAATGGAGTTTGATGGGTGGTTTTATTGGTGAGCAAGAAGATCTTGACGGTGCCGCTAAAAGGATTTTACTGGAATTAACCGGTTTACACGATGTATATCTGGAACAGTTGCATGCATATGGCCACCCAGATCGCGACCCTATTGAACGAACAGTTTCAGTAGTTTATTTTGCACTGATAGACATCAATAAATACCATAAACAGATAAACGACCAATATCATGCTGAGTGGTTCAAACTTAAAGAAGTTCCAGAACTAATTTTCGACCACGATGTGATGGTTAAGGCAGCGATGGATAAAATTCGCTATCAGGCTGCCTTACATCCTATTTTGTTTGAGCTATTGCCCAAGCGGTTTACCATACCACAACTTCAGGCCTTGTACGAACAGGTTTACGATTCGCCAATTGATAACCGAAATTTTATCCGTAAGATTACAGCCAGTGGATTATTAATCAAACAGGCTGATAAGGATAAATCAAGCTCGCGTCGTGGTGCTTTTTATTTTAAACTGGATAAAAATAAGCACAAAGCACAATTCCAATCATTTTTAAACTTTATCCCTAAAGCCAGTAAGTAA
- a CDS encoding HAD family hydrolase, with protein MYDLNFKPKAFLFDLNGTMINDMEYHTLAWYSIMTEDLGARLDYESVKKEMYGKNHEVLERVFGKGKFNAEEIERLSIDKEKRYQQGYMPHLALIDGLDRFLERTKEANIPMAIGSAAIPFNIDFVIDGLNIRHYLDAIISADDVKTSKPDPETFLKAAKALNITPAECLVFEDAPKGVESALNAGMPCIVLTTTHTIEEFEGYPNILGYITDYNDAKLNTLF; from the coding sequence ATGTATGATTTGAATTTTAAGCCTAAAGCTTTTCTTTTCGATTTGAACGGCACTATGATTAATGATATGGAATACCATACTTTGGCCTGGTATAGTATTATGACGGAAGACTTAGGTGCCAGACTCGATTACGAAAGCGTAAAAAAAGAAATGTATGGAAAGAACCACGAAGTTTTAGAACGTGTTTTCGGGAAAGGTAAATTTAATGCTGAAGAAATAGAACGCCTTTCTATCGATAAAGAAAAGCGTTATCAACAAGGTTATATGCCGCACCTGGCTTTGATTGATGGATTAGACCGATTTTTAGAACGTACGAAAGAGGCCAACATCCCAATGGCGATCGGATCTGCAGCAATACCTTTTAATATAGATTTTGTAATAGATGGCTTGAATATCCGTCATTATCTGGATGCCATAATTAGTGCAGATGATGTAAAAACAAGCAAACCAGATCCAGAAACTTTTTTAAAGGCAGCGAAAGCATTGAATATTACACCAGCAGAATGCCTGGTTTTCGAAGATGCGCCGAAAGGTGTAGAATCTGCCTTAAATGCAGGTATGCCCTGTATAGTATTAACCACCACACATACAATCGAAGAGTTTGAAGGTTATCCGAATATCTTAGGTTATATTACAGATTATAACGATGCTAAACTAAATACGCTATTTTAA